A region of Leptolyngbya sp. 'hensonii' DNA encodes the following proteins:
- a CDS encoding glycosyltransferase family 2 protein, with protein sequence MSLLLSPLQLKDLPTPPPGKVGWPWTKQAPPLPQYMPNGQEWPLISIVTPSFNQDQFLEATIRSVLLQGYPRIEYIILDGGSTDQSPEIIQKYAPYLTFWVSEPDGGQAAAINRGFCMATGDLVGWQNSDDYYHHGTFRQAAELALSYPEADVLYGPTTCIDAQGIFLRPYPVSEFTIADSLPFLNVCNQAMFFRQKVFADGHFLDDRLHHVMDHEFLVRLNLLGYRFVFGPRIAGYFRYHAETKGATAFRVASDELMRLYAFIYRQPQLSRATHRKAVACMRSLCLDNFGKLRLDLFRHGVRQKLQAVGPELADLDLLVKYGLSFLGQDFLDDVKGLKSRLFSRRVQD encoded by the coding sequence ATGTCCCTGCTGCTGAGTCCGTTACAACTGAAAGACCTCCCAACCCCGCCCCCCGGCAAAGTAGGATGGCCCTGGACCAAACAAGCTCCGCCCCTGCCCCAGTACATGCCCAACGGTCAAGAGTGGCCTCTGATTAGCATTGTCACACCCAGCTTTAATCAGGATCAGTTCCTCGAAGCCACCATCCGTTCAGTCTTGCTACAGGGTTATCCCCGGATTGAATACATCATTCTGGATGGGGGAAGCACCGATCAATCCCCAGAAATTATTCAAAAGTATGCCCCCTACCTGACTTTTTGGGTGAGTGAGCCTGATGGTGGGCAGGCTGCAGCCATCAACCGGGGATTTTGCATGGCTACGGGAGACTTGGTGGGGTGGCAAAATTCCGATGATTATTACCACCATGGCACCTTCCGGCAGGCAGCAGAACTGGCCCTCTCCTACCCAGAAGCAGATGTGTTGTACGGTCCCACCACCTGTATTGATGCCCAGGGTATCTTTTTGCGGCCCTATCCGGTGTCTGAGTTTACGATCGCCGACTCCCTCCCTTTTTTGAATGTCTGTAACCAGGCCATGTTCTTTCGCCAGAAAGTTTTTGCAGACGGCCACTTCCTCGACGATCGGCTGCACCATGTCATGGACCATGAATTTTTGGTGCGGTTAAATCTGTTAGGGTATCGATTTGTGTTTGGTCCCCGGATTGCGGGCTACTTTCGGTATCACGCAGAAACCAAGGGGGCAACGGCCTTTCGGGTCGCATCCGATGAGCTAATGCGACTTTATGCCTTTATCTACCGACAACCTCAACTCTCCAGGGCAACCCACAGAAAAGCTGTGGCCTGTATGAGAAGCCTCTGCCTGGATAATTTTGGCAAATTGCGCTTGGATTTATTCCGTCATGGAGTGCGTCAAAAGCTACAGGCTGTTGGACCAGAGTTGGCTGATCTGGATCTGCTCGTGAAGTATGGGCTCTCTTTTTTGGGCCAAGACTTTCTCGACGATGTCAAGGGTCTGAAAAGCAGGTTGTTCTCCAGGAGGGTCCAGGATTAA
- a CDS encoding glycosyltransferase family 2 protein, producing MSDFPLTFAIVTPNYNYAPYLEAALRSVLEQQYPHLEYWVMDGGSTDGSVAILQRYEKQLTGWLSQPDQGQADAINQGFARTSSEIMGWLNSDDKYLPWTFEVVSRIFQDCPEVQWLTTGRLLLWTPTGSPWMTLAIDGYGRKLFYSGRYAMGSPVFQMVIQQESTFWRRSLWEAVGGSLRNGLTMVDFDLWARFWQVADLYTVPIPLAGYRTHPDTKTATALQSHQAEFAQILAEYQEPRWSPNQIRWRSQLCRMASRWRPYLGDSLRQVTYNLEQARWQTGITYGI from the coding sequence ATGAGTGACTTCCCACTGACGTTTGCGATCGTCACCCCCAACTACAACTATGCTCCCTACCTGGAAGCAGCCCTGCGATCGGTGTTGGAGCAGCAGTATCCCCACCTGGAGTACTGGGTCATGGATGGGGGCTCCACCGATGGCAGTGTGGCCATCCTGCAGCGCTACGAGAAGCAGTTGACCGGCTGGTTGAGTCAGCCTGATCAAGGCCAGGCCGATGCCATTAACCAGGGCTTTGCCCGCACCAGCAGTGAGATTATGGGCTGGTTGAACTCGGATGACAAATATCTCCCCTGGACGTTTGAGGTCGTGAGCCGCATCTTTCAGGATTGTCCCGAAGTGCAATGGCTCACCACCGGGCGACTCCTCCTGTGGACCCCCACCGGATCCCCCTGGATGACCCTGGCGATCGATGGCTATGGTCGGAAGCTCTTCTACTCTGGGCGCTATGCCATGGGCTCCCCTGTGTTTCAGATGGTGATCCAGCAGGAGTCTACCTTCTGGCGGCGATCGCTGTGGGAAGCAGTTGGAGGATCTCTGCGAAATGGGCTGACCATGGTGGATTTCGACCTCTGGGCCAGATTCTGGCAGGTGGCAGACCTGTACACTGTCCCCATCCCCTTGGCAGGCTATCGCACCCATCCCGATACCAAAACCGCCACCGCTCTCCAGAGCCATCAGGCGGAATTTGCCCAGATTCTGGCTGAGTATCAGGAGCCCCGCTGGAGCCCCAATCAGATCCGCTGGCGATCGCAACTGTGCCGAATGGCCAGCCGCTGGCGACCTTATCTGGGAGACTCCCTCCGACAGGTTACCTATAACCTGGAGCAAGCCCGCTGGCAAACTGGGATAACCTATGGGATTTAA
- a CDS encoding glycosyltransferase family 4 protein: protein MPDRLKVLSLSTYTMGHITHQNILEQTFREQIPEVELVALHLPNHFKQDLAGRILYRLMTPRVPLLERSDADFYRLRNQLALSLYARRCLDRALAVYSPDVLHIHTQSIALLAESIMSRIPTVVSLDYTTALLATEHPAPAGVTYRPIVGLERRCFQVAAHVVACSDRARQSVLRDYGLAPDRVSTIHWSLPLERFNWPLRTAPIGPKPRLLFVGNDFVRKGGEDVLAVWLAHLAERSELDIVSNSPIPLPDRPDLRHHQGIGPLSPELLQLYQQADIFVMPTYEEVYGMVFIEATAAGLPCVGTTVMAVPELVQSGRNGFTIAPGDRQTLTQVLRQLIDQPELRHTMGLAGRAIAQEKFNAIHNFRRLADLFAQIRQERQIHG, encoded by the coding sequence ATGCCCGATCGCTTAAAGGTCCTCAGCCTCAGCACCTATACCATGGGGCACATCACCCACCAGAACATTCTGGAGCAGACTTTTCGGGAGCAGATTCCCGAAGTGGAACTGGTGGCTCTCCATCTGCCCAACCACTTCAAGCAAGATCTGGCGGGACGGATTCTCTATCGGTTAATGACCCCCCGTGTTCCCTTACTGGAACGATCGGACGCGGATTTTTACCGTCTGCGCAACCAACTGGCCCTATCCCTCTATGCCCGCCGTTGCCTGGACCGAGCCCTCGCCGTTTATTCCCCAGATGTGTTGCACATCCATACCCAGTCGATCGCCCTGCTGGCCGAATCGATCATGAGTCGGATTCCCACCGTTGTCTCCCTGGATTACACGACCGCTCTGCTGGCTACGGAACATCCCGCCCCAGCAGGGGTGACCTATCGCCCGATCGTGGGTCTGGAGCGGCGCTGCTTTCAGGTTGCGGCCCATGTGGTGGCCTGTTCCGATCGTGCTCGCCAGTCGGTTTTGCGGGATTATGGCCTCGCCCCCGATCGGGTGAGCACAATTCACTGGAGCCTGCCCCTGGAGCGGTTCAACTGGCCCCTCCGGACGGCCCCGATCGGCCCCAAACCCCGGCTGCTCTTTGTTGGCAACGACTTTGTCCGCAAGGGTGGGGAGGATGTGCTGGCCGTCTGGCTGGCGCATCTGGCCGAGAGGAGTGAACTGGACATTGTCTCCAATAGCCCGATCCCCCTGCCCGATCGACCCGATCTGCGACACCATCAGGGCATCGGCCCCCTCTCCCCAGAATTGCTGCAGCTTTATCAACAGGCGGATATTTTTGTCATGCCGACCTACGAGGAAGTGTATGGCATGGTCTTCATCGAAGCCACCGCAGCAGGTCTGCCCTGTGTGGGGACTACGGTAATGGCCGTGCCGGAGCTGGTGCAGTCCGGTCGGAATGGCTTCACGATCGCCCCTGGAGATCGGCAGACCCTAACCCAGGTACTGCGGCAATTAATTGACCAGCCGGAGTTGCGCCACACTATGGGCCTAGCTGGACGAGCGATTGCTCAGGAGAAATTCAACGCCATCCACAATTTCCGACGATTGGCTGACCTTTTTGCCCAAATCCGACAGGAGCGCCAGATCCATGGTTAA
- a CDS encoding glycosyltransferase family 2 protein: protein MKLSVVIPCFNELATITAVVQAVKNSPVSNTEIILVDDCSTDGTRELIRSHLEAEVDQVIYHPKNWGKGAALRSGFAVATGEIVIVQDADLEYDPQEYPRMIGPILENRADVVYGSRFVGSQPHRVVYYWHMVGNQFLTTLSNMLTNINLTDMETCYKAFRREVIQAIKIEEKRFGFEPEITAKVAKMGCRIYEVGISYYGRTYKEGKKINWKDGVRAIFCILKYNLFGQQKQMELVYPTTSGAPEARRADNRLSASVSPHQRSRLRDTPLLE, encoded by the coding sequence ATGAAACTCTCCGTCGTCATCCCTTGCTTTAATGAACTGGCCACCATCACAGCCGTGGTCCAGGCTGTGAAAAATTCTCCGGTGAGCAATACAGAAATTATTTTGGTGGACGACTGTTCAACCGATGGTACAAGGGAGCTGATTCGATCGCACCTGGAAGCGGAAGTGGACCAGGTGATCTACCACCCTAAAAACTGGGGCAAAGGGGCAGCACTACGGAGTGGGTTTGCAGTGGCCACCGGTGAGATCGTCATCGTTCAGGATGCCGACCTGGAATACGATCCCCAGGAATATCCCCGGATGATTGGACCGATTCTGGAGAACCGGGCAGATGTCGTTTACGGATCACGGTTTGTCGGGAGCCAACCCCACCGGGTGGTCTATTACTGGCACATGGTGGGCAACCAATTTTTAACAACGCTCTCCAATATGCTGACGAATATCAACCTGACCGATATGGAGACCTGCTACAAGGCTTTTCGGCGTGAGGTGATTCAGGCGATCAAAATTGAAGAAAAGCGATTTGGCTTTGAACCGGAAATTACGGCTAAGGTGGCAAAAATGGGCTGCCGGATCTACGAAGTTGGGATTTCCTATTACGGTCGTACCTATAAGGAAGGCAAGAAAATTAACTGGAAAGACGGGGTCAGGGCCATTTTTTGTATTTTGAAATACAACCTGTTTGGGCAGCAAAAGCAGATGGAACTGGTTTATCCCACTACCAGTGGAGCACCAGAGGCAAGGCGGGCTGACAATCGACTCTCTGCTTCTGTTTCCCCCCATCAAAGGTCACGTCTGCGCGATACCCCTCTCCTGGAATGA
- a CDS encoding single-stranded DNA-binding protein, giving the protein MSLNIVNLVGRVGGDPDVKYFESGSVVCNLTLAVKRFTSNSDQPDWFNLELWGKQAEVAAEYVRKGTQIGVTGILKFETWQDRSTGASRSKPVIRVDRLELLGSKRDAESAHAGGYSDEEF; this is encoded by the coding sequence ATGTCTCTCAACATTGTGAATTTGGTTGGTCGGGTCGGCGGCGATCCTGACGTAAAGTACTTCGAGTCGGGCAGTGTCGTTTGCAATCTGACTCTGGCGGTCAAGCGTTTCACCAGTAACAGTGACCAGCCTGACTGGTTCAACCTGGAGCTATGGGGGAAACAGGCGGAAGTGGCTGCGGAGTATGTTCGTAAGGGTACTCAAATTGGGGTCACGGGCATACTTAAATTTGAAACCTGGCAAGACCGCAGCACTGGGGCCAGTCGCAGTAAACCAGTAATTCGGGTTGATCGCCTGGAGTTGCTGGGTTCCAAGCGGGATGCTGAATCCGCCCATGCTGGCGGTTACAGTGATGAGGAATTTTAA
- the mreC gene encoding rod shape-determining protein MreC yields MYTIRRWWDRYGLQALLVTLALGAAWSIRQTQGSLIFEAYRWTARPFQASPIQEDRLVSSRVRELQDRLRELEGQNQKLRELVGYVKANQQAGVVAPVVGRSADHWWQQITLGRGSKDGVKVGDIVSGTGGLVGQVINVTPHTSRVLLISDPTSQVGVTVSRTRYTGYMRGQSETQATIEFFDKVPDVRVGDAVSTSAFSQLFPPGLPIGRIVAVNLSKSPAPEATVEFSAPISYVEWVVIYPNPKASSGAPQP; encoded by the coding sequence ATGTATACCATACGTCGCTGGTGGGATCGCTATGGGTTGCAGGCCTTGCTGGTTACCCTTGCTTTGGGTGCAGCTTGGTCAATTCGACAAACTCAGGGCAGCCTGATTTTTGAAGCCTATCGATGGACGGCTCGGCCCTTTCAAGCCAGTCCAATTCAAGAAGATAGATTGGTCAGTTCTCGGGTTAGAGAACTTCAGGATCGACTTCGGGAGCTGGAAGGTCAAAACCAGAAGCTGCGAGAATTGGTTGGCTATGTCAAAGCCAATCAGCAGGCTGGGGTAGTTGCTCCAGTGGTTGGCCGCAGTGCTGACCATTGGTGGCAACAGATTACTCTAGGTCGGGGGAGTAAAGATGGCGTCAAAGTTGGGGACATTGTGAGTGGGACAGGGGGGCTGGTGGGCCAGGTGATTAACGTGACCCCTCACACCAGTCGTGTACTCCTGATTAGTGATCCAACCAGTCAGGTAGGCGTTACGGTCAGTCGGACCCGCTACACCGGGTACATGCGGGGGCAATCAGAAACTCAGGCCACGATCGAGTTCTTTGATAAAGTCCCTGATGTCCGGGTGGGTGATGCCGTTTCAACCTCTGCTTTCAGTCAGCTCTTTCCACCAGGGTTGCCGATTGGGCGGATTGTTGCCGTGAACCTGAGTAAGAGTCCTGCGCCAGAAGCGACCGTTGAATTTTCTGCTCCGATCAGTTACGTGGAGTGGGTTGTTATTTATCCAAATCCCAAGGCATCTTCTGGAGCGCCTCAGCCTTGA
- a CDS encoding FkbM family methyltransferase, producing the protein MVKHPYRLLADHLKGNLRYQPLFERLYKSLVLAMNYGAGGDIQSSGELVALQVLREKLQGASQGPIVLFDVGANTGDYARSLLQVFGDQPIRILAFEPSPASYALLIHSLQEEADRVELYPFGFSDCPAELTLFSEPKAGSTIASLYPSSLAQHWGLGTLQEEKIILQTLDDFCTTQKIDFIHFLKIDVEGHELNVLQGAKNLIEQNRIRFIQFEFGHCNIDSRTFFRDFYRLLNDRYRIYRVMKNGLFLIEQYQEMYEIFSVVNYFAEHR; encoded by the coding sequence ATGGTTAAGCATCCCTACCGGCTGCTGGCTGACCACCTCAAGGGCAACCTACGCTACCAGCCCCTGTTTGAACGATTGTACAAATCCCTGGTCTTGGCCATGAATTATGGAGCTGGCGGTGATATTCAGAGTAGTGGCGAACTCGTTGCCCTGCAGGTGTTGCGGGAAAAATTGCAGGGAGCAAGCCAGGGGCCGATCGTTCTGTTTGATGTGGGAGCCAACACTGGCGACTATGCCCGCTCGCTGCTGCAGGTGTTTGGGGATCAGCCCATCCGCATCCTCGCCTTTGAACCCTCTCCGGCCAGCTACGCTTTGCTCATCCATTCCTTGCAAGAAGAGGCCGATCGGGTGGAATTGTACCCCTTCGGTTTCAGCGATTGTCCGGCAGAGCTGACTTTATTTTCTGAACCCAAAGCTGGATCGACGATCGCATCCCTCTATCCCAGTAGCCTGGCCCAGCATTGGGGCCTGGGCACCCTGCAAGAGGAGAAAATCATCCTGCAGACTCTGGATGATTTCTGTACCACTCAGAAAATTGATTTTATTCACTTCCTCAAAATTGATGTAGAAGGTCATGAATTAAATGTTTTACAAGGCGCGAAAAATCTAATAGAACAGAACAGAATTCGCTTTATTCAGTTCGAATTTGGTCACTGCAACATTGACTCCCGAACCTTTTTCCGGGATTTCTATAGGTTACTCAACGATCGCTATCGGATTTATCGCGTGATGAAAAATGGGTTGTTCCTGATTGAGCAATATCAGGAAATGTACGAGATCTTTAGTGTCGTAAATTACTTTGCCGAGCATCGATGA
- a CDS encoding glycosyltransferase family 2 protein: protein MTAVFPKVSIGIPVYNRAHLVRRAIESALAQTYPNLEVIVVDNCSTDGTYAVVQEYMGQDDRVKGLQNEQNLGPVPNWWRCIEQSQGEYFKMLFSDDWLEPDAVEQLLHPLQQNPTLGFTYSPVIQHLADEPPRLQYDRIPPGQTPAFEFLLEFAVDYLHYTVPLSPGAALFRRADILQAFTLSLTHRIDCDCNRYGIGVDSILYWKTCDRYPQIFRVPQPVVHFAEAVGEEPGFSMSLVRSGRQQILFHCYQSAFGHFLAQSQLPRPQRELLHTALFLQWVLFHPPQLRLTVPEFELWFPPRYPWWQLRFSHPKIQQVLQQHNTREQQVRQMVRQHFYHQWKYQVGQKLPLLKTLKRSMSNFLN from the coding sequence ATGACAGCAGTTTTCCCCAAGGTCAGTATTGGGATACCCGTTTATAATCGGGCTCATCTGGTGCGGCGGGCGATCGAGAGTGCCCTGGCCCAAACCTATCCCAATCTGGAAGTCATTGTGGTGGACAATTGCAGCACCGATGGCACCTACGCAGTTGTGCAGGAGTACATGGGGCAGGACGATCGAGTCAAGGGACTGCAAAATGAGCAGAACCTGGGGCCTGTGCCCAACTGGTGGCGCTGCATTGAGCAGAGTCAGGGAGAGTACTTCAAAATGCTCTTTTCCGATGACTGGCTGGAACCGGACGCGGTGGAGCAGCTCCTGCACCCCTTACAACAGAATCCAACCCTGGGCTTTACCTACTCCCCAGTGATCCAGCATCTGGCAGACGAGCCCCCCCGTCTCCAGTACGATCGCATCCCTCCAGGCCAGACCCCAGCCTTTGAGTTTCTGCTGGAATTTGCCGTCGATTATCTGCACTATACGGTGCCGCTCAGCCCCGGTGCAGCCCTGTTTCGACGGGCCGATATTCTGCAGGCCTTTACCCTCAGCCTCACCCATCGGATCGACTGCGACTGTAACCGCTATGGGATTGGGGTAGATAGCATCCTCTACTGGAAAACCTGCGATCGCTACCCTCAGATTTTCCGGGTGCCCCAGCCCGTGGTCCACTTTGCCGAAGCCGTGGGAGAGGAACCCGGATTCAGCATGTCCCTGGTCCGATCGGGCCGCCAACAAATCCTGTTCCACTGTTACCAGTCTGCTTTTGGTCACTTTCTGGCCCAGAGTCAACTCCCCCGTCCCCAGCGAGAACTGTTGCACACCGCTCTGTTTCTTCAGTGGGTTCTGTTCCATCCTCCCCAATTACGCCTGACCGTTCCTGAATTCGAACTCTGGTTTCCTCCCCGGTATCCCTGGTGGCAATTGCGGTTTTCCCATCCTAAAATTCAACAGGTACTCCAGCAGCACAACACCCGTGAACAGCAAGTGCGCCAGATGGTCCGGCAACACTTTTATCACCAATGGAAGTATCAGGTGGGCCAGAAACTCCCACTACTCAAAACCCTGAAGCGATCGATGTCCAATTTTTTGAATTAG
- a CDS encoding rod shape-determining protein, producing MGIDLGTANTLVYVSGRGIVLQEPSVVAMDQDEKVPLAVGEDAKKMLGRTPGNVVALRPLRDGVIADFDTAELMLKHFIRRVHEGRTLVSPRIVIGIPSGVTGVERRAVMEAASQAGARDVYLIDEPVAAAIGAGLPVAEPTGNMIIDIGGGTTEVAVLSLQGTVLSESVRVAGDELSEAITQYMKKVHNLVIGERTSEEIKIQIGSAYPTQDTDEATMEVRGLHLLSGLPRTVTIKGPEIRESMSEPLSVIIEAVKRTLERTPPELAADIIDRGIMLAGGGALLRGLDTLISHETGIVVHVAADPLSCVVLGTGRVLENFKQLERVFSGRSRHM from the coding sequence ATGGGTATCGACCTCGGTACCGCTAACACGCTTGTTTATGTATCGGGTCGAGGGATCGTCTTGCAGGAGCCATCCGTGGTCGCAATGGATCAGGATGAAAAGGTCCCTCTGGCGGTGGGAGAAGATGCGAAAAAAATGCTAGGCCGAACTCCTGGTAATGTTGTGGCCCTTCGTCCGTTGCGAGATGGGGTGATCGCTGATTTTGATACGGCAGAGTTGATGCTGAAGCATTTCATTCGGCGCGTCCATGAAGGCCGAACCCTGGTATCCCCCCGGATCGTGATTGGGATTCCCAGTGGGGTGACGGGTGTGGAGCGTCGGGCCGTGATGGAAGCGGCCTCTCAGGCTGGAGCCAGAGATGTGTATCTGATTGATGAGCCTGTAGCTGCTGCGATCGGAGCCGGGCTGCCCGTGGCTGAGCCGACCGGTAACATGATCATCGACATCGGCGGTGGGACGACAGAAGTTGCCGTCCTAAGTTTGCAGGGTACGGTGTTAAGTGAGTCCGTTCGGGTGGCCGGAGATGAACTGAGTGAAGCCATCACCCAGTACATGAAGAAAGTTCATAACCTGGTCATCGGGGAACGGACCTCTGAGGAAATCAAGATTCAAATTGGCTCAGCCTATCCCACGCAAGATACGGATGAAGCGACCATGGAGGTCAGAGGTCTGCATCTCCTATCCGGGTTGCCCCGAACGGTCACCATTAAAGGCCCGGAAATTCGCGAAAGTATGTCCGAACCCCTCTCTGTTATTATCGAAGCGGTGAAGCGGACTCTGGAACGCACACCTCCCGAGCTGGCAGCTGATATCATTGATCGGGGCATCATGTTAGCGGGTGGGGGAGCCCTACTCCGTGGTTTGGATACCCTCATCAGTCACGAGACTGGCATTGTGGTGCATGTAGCCGCCGACCCACTCAGTTGTGTGGTGCTCGGAACCGGTCGGGTTCTGGAAAACTTTAAGCAGTTGGAGCGCGTCTTCAGTGGGCGCTCTCGACATATGTAA
- a CDS encoding glycosyltransferase family 4 protein has protein sequence MKILFCIATPKTRELGAPKILLELAEEMEPLGWHCDILCPLDFVSDRYDAIQVFWNYHLLLRDYLQQHAADYDVVEYDHGFLPFPRSDFPSQTLFVTRAVLLAHHFDRIKIPSARSWKSRLRSWLTLGRDDRQRRLTLERAPRTVAEADLVNVANQDDRAELIRQGIPAEKIVVIPYGMSQSSRPQFDAIPELPPAEPVVAFVGTFDDRKGAADFPAIVAAIAAQVPAVRFRLLGTARSADRVLAHFPQRLRPQIEVVPTYAAADLPQLLTGCAVGIFPSYLESFGFGVLEMLAAAIPVIAYDAPGPPMMLPPEYLVPPGETTALAAKVIHLLHHPQELTTARRLARQRSRQFCWPEIAQQTSQLYQAFWQKRQVPLSPLPR, from the coding sequence ATGAAGATTCTGTTTTGCATTGCCACGCCGAAAACCAGGGAGTTAGGTGCCCCCAAAATTTTGCTGGAACTGGCGGAGGAAATGGAACCTCTGGGCTGGCATTGTGACATTCTCTGTCCTCTGGATTTCGTCTCCGATCGGTACGACGCGATCCAGGTCTTCTGGAACTATCACCTGCTCCTGCGAGACTATCTCCAGCAGCATGCCGCCGACTATGACGTGGTGGAATACGACCATGGGTTTCTGCCCTTTCCCCGATCGGACTTCCCCTCCCAGACCCTGTTTGTGACCCGGGCCGTGTTACTGGCCCACCATTTTGATCGGATTAAAATTCCCTCGGCCCGGAGCTGGAAATCCCGGCTGCGCTCCTGGCTCACCCTGGGGCGCGACGATCGGCAGCGCCGCCTGACCCTGGAACGGGCTCCCCGCACGGTAGCCGAGGCCGATCTGGTGAATGTGGCCAATCAGGACGATCGGGCCGAACTGATCCGGCAGGGCATTCCAGCCGAGAAAATTGTCGTGATTCCCTATGGCATGAGCCAGAGCAGTCGCCCCCAGTTTGATGCCATCCCAGAGCTACCCCCGGCTGAGCCTGTGGTGGCTTTTGTCGGCACCTTCGATGATCGCAAGGGAGCTGCAGACTTTCCAGCGATCGTGGCCGCCATTGCCGCCCAGGTTCCCGCAGTGCGGTTTCGCCTGTTGGGAACAGCCCGCAGTGCCGATCGGGTGCTGGCCCACTTTCCCCAGCGCCTCCGGCCCCAGATCGAAGTCGTTCCGACCTATGCTGCTGCCGACCTGCCCCAACTCCTGACGGGCTGTGCGGTAGGGATTTTCCCCTCCTATCTGGAAAGCTTCGGGTTTGGAGTGCTGGAAATGTTGGCCGCAGCCATTCCCGTGATTGCCTATGACGCTCCGGGACCCCCGATGATGCTGCCGCCGGAATATCTGGTGCCTCCAGGGGAAACCACCGCCCTGGCCGCCAAGGTGATTCATTTACTCCACCATCCCCAGGAACTGACCACCGCCCGACGGTTGGCCCGCCAGCGATCGCGCCAATTCTGCTGGCCGGAGATTGCCCAGCAAACCAGTCAGCTCTACCAGGCGTTCTGGCAGAAACGACAGGTTCCCCTTTCCCCCCTACCCCGTTGA
- a CDS encoding glycosyltransferase family 2 protein, with the protein MSDPESLPKISIVIPSYNQGQYIEQTITSVLGQNYPNLELIVMDGGSTDATVTILKKYNSALAYWVSEPDKGQAHAINQGFRRATGEILAWLNSDDMYLPGTLTKVVHALGSIQAPRLVYGGCIHFKEGAELCYAKLPEAFDPERLTYHDYIIQPSCFWTRPLWKLTGELNETYHYALDWDWFIRASRLGTFIPLPDYLSLYRIHSSHKTGTGGMARSLEVMRVVETHASEDWIITYREVLEEMVKADFSPIGEKLKSLGRCRIELGKFYAEFYFYTLRYLLYPWLYFKRKRRRFKESDPIGIAFNMLI; encoded by the coding sequence ATGTCTGACCCTGAGTCCCTCCCCAAAATTTCGATCGTGATTCCGTCCTACAACCAGGGACAGTACATTGAACAGACCATCACCTCCGTTCTGGGCCAGAACTACCCCAATCTGGAGCTGATCGTTATGGATGGGGGCAGTACCGACGCAACGGTGACCATTCTCAAAAAATACAACTCTGCTCTGGCCTATTGGGTGTCGGAGCCGGACAAAGGACAGGCCCACGCCATCAACCAGGGGTTCCGGCGAGCCACCGGCGAGATTCTGGCCTGGTTAAACTCAGATGATATGTACCTGCCTGGCACCCTGACCAAAGTCGTCCACGCTTTGGGAAGCATTCAGGCCCCCCGATTGGTTTATGGGGGCTGCATTCACTTCAAGGAAGGGGCCGAACTCTGCTATGCCAAGTTGCCGGAAGCCTTCGACCCAGAGCGGCTGACTTACCACGATTACATCATCCAGCCCAGTTGCTTCTGGACCCGCCCACTCTGGAAGCTAACCGGTGAACTGAACGAAACCTATCACTATGCCCTGGATTGGGACTGGTTCATCCGGGCTTCCCGCCTGGGAACCTTTATCCCCCTGCCCGATTACCTCTCCCTGTACCGCATTCACAGCAGCCACAAGACCGGCACCGGGGGCATGGCCCGATCGCTGGAAGTCATGCGGGTGGTGGAAACCCATGCCAGTGAGGATTGGATTATCACCTATCGGGAAGTGCTGGAGGAAATGGTCAAGGCCGACTTCTCCCCGATCGGCGAGAAACTCAAATCCCTGGGACGGTGCCGGATTGAGCTGGGCAAATTCTACGCCGAATTTTACTTCTACACCCTGCGTTATCTTCTGTATCCCTGGCTCTACTTCAAGCGGAAAAGACGGCGGTTCAAGGAAAGTGACCCGATCGGCATTGCGTTCAACATGTTGATATGA
- the mreD gene encoding rod shape-determining protein MreD gives MNTPVRRQPNLDILKAWTVTLASAFLCLLILPVRLPGMELAGIGPNWLLVWVVAWSVKRPVLQGALAGLALGLIQDGMTATDPTHALSLVVVGVLTARLRKQRYIQEDFISVALIVFGMAVLAETILALQFAIQGDRTLSEIWTHHQRIALSSAILSSLWAPVIYFPLNRWWEEMKLTNQP, from the coding sequence TTGAATACCCCTGTCCGTCGCCAGCCTAACCTTGATATCCTCAAAGCATGGACGGTTACCCTTGCTTCGGCATTTTTATGTCTCTTGATCCTGCCGGTACGCCTTCCAGGGATGGAGCTGGCTGGTATTGGTCCTAACTGGTTGTTGGTCTGGGTTGTAGCCTGGAGCGTTAAACGGCCTGTGCTGCAGGGAGCCCTAGCCGGGCTGGCTTTAGGCTTGATTCAGGATGGGATGACAGCTACCGATCCAACCCATGCCCTGAGTCTGGTGGTGGTGGGTGTTCTGACGGCTCGTCTGCGGAAGCAACGCTACATTCAGGAAGACTTTATTTCAGTGGCGCTGATTGTTTTCGGTATGGCGGTGCTGGCCGAGACCATCCTGGCGTTGCAATTTGCGATTCAAGGCGATCGTACCCTATCAGAAATCTGGACACACCATCAACGGATTGCCCTTTCTTCAGCCATTCTCAGCAGTCTTTGGGCTCCAGTGATTTACTTTCCCCTGAATCGCTGGTGGGAAGAGATGAAATTGACGAACCAGCCTTAG